The following proteins come from a genomic window of Micromonospora zamorensis:
- a CDS encoding FMN-dependent NADH-azoreductase, which yields MHLLHIDSSIRGEWSISRRLTARAVAAWRAAHLDGTVDYRDLGAKPLPHLDADGGLARMTPPDQHTPAQRESWELSERLVDEVKRADVVLLGLPLYNYGAPSSVKSWVDHLIVAGLTYDPTTQEGLLGGREFVVLASRGGGYGEGTPRHGWDHAEQWLPHGLSMTGLEPRFIHAELTLAPSVPAMAELIPLHEASLAAAEKEIDNLWVPASAQR from the coding sequence ATGCATCTTCTGCATATTGACTCGAGCATCCGCGGTGAGTGGTCGATCAGCCGGCGGCTCACCGCCCGCGCGGTCGCCGCATGGCGTGCGGCCCACCTGGACGGCACGGTGGACTACCGGGACCTCGGCGCCAAGCCGCTGCCGCACCTCGACGCGGACGGCGGGCTGGCTCGGATGACGCCGCCGGACCAGCACACCCCGGCCCAGCGCGAGTCCTGGGAGCTCAGCGAGCGGCTGGTCGACGAGGTGAAGCGGGCCGACGTGGTGCTGCTCGGCCTGCCGCTCTACAACTACGGCGCGCCCAGCAGCGTCAAGTCCTGGGTCGACCACCTGATCGTCGCCGGCCTCACCTACGACCCGACGACGCAGGAGGGCCTGCTCGGTGGACGCGAGTTCGTGGTGCTGGCCAGCCGGGGTGGCGGCTACGGCGAGGGCACCCCACGCCACGGCTGGGACCACGCGGAGCAGTGGCTCCCGCACGGCCTGTCGATGACCGGCCTGGAGCCGCGCTTCATTCATGCCGAGCTGACCCTGGCGCCCTCGGTGCCGGCGATGGCCGAGCTGATCCCGCTGCACGAGGCGAGCCTCGCGGCGGCCGAGAAGGAGATCGACAACCTCTGGGTGCCGGCCTCCGCCCAGCGCTGA
- a CDS encoding 2-oxoacid:ferredoxin oxidoreductase subunit beta has product MSEPVALKLTAKDFKSDQEVRWCPGCGDYAILAAIQQFMPELNIPRERTVFVSGIGCSSRFPYYMNTYGMHSIHGRAPAIATGLSVSRPDLSVWVVTGDGDALSIGGNHLIHALRRNVNLKILLFNNRIYGLTKGQYSPTSEVGKVTKSTPAGSADAPFNPLSLALGAEASFVGRTIDSDRKHLQSVLRAAAEHEGSAFVEIYQNCNIFNDGAFEQLKDPSTRDDYLIRLEHGQPITFGADGQFCVVHPPGGFGLEVRETSSVRPEEIVVHDATVADPAYAFALSRLPGLDLRNTPIGVFRSVDRPSYDSVVQSQLAAAKATVTETPEQQLAGLLGSGDTWTIL; this is encoded by the coding sequence ATGTCTGAGCCCGTCGCCCTCAAGCTCACCGCGAAGGACTTCAAGTCCGACCAGGAGGTGCGCTGGTGCCCCGGCTGCGGTGACTACGCGATCCTGGCGGCCATCCAGCAGTTCATGCCGGAGCTGAACATCCCCCGGGAGCGCACGGTCTTCGTCTCCGGGATCGGCTGCTCGTCGCGCTTCCCGTACTACATGAACACGTACGGGATGCACTCGATCCACGGCCGCGCCCCGGCGATCGCGACCGGCCTGTCGGTGTCCCGGCCGGACCTGTCGGTCTGGGTGGTCACCGGCGACGGCGACGCGCTCTCCATCGGCGGCAACCACCTGATCCACGCGTTGCGGCGCAACGTCAACCTCAAGATCCTGCTGTTCAACAACCGGATCTACGGTCTGACCAAGGGTCAGTATTCGCCCACCTCCGAGGTCGGCAAGGTCACCAAGTCGACCCCGGCCGGCTCGGCGGACGCCCCGTTCAACCCGCTCTCGCTCGCGCTCGGCGCGGAGGCCAGCTTCGTCGGCCGGACCATCGACTCGGACCGCAAGCACCTCCAGTCGGTGCTGCGGGCCGCCGCCGAGCACGAGGGTTCGGCGTTCGTGGAGATCTACCAGAACTGCAACATCTTCAACGATGGGGCGTTCGAGCAGCTCAAGGACCCGTCCACGCGGGACGACTACCTGATCCGCCTGGAGCACGGCCAGCCGATCACCTTCGGCGCCGACGGGCAGTTCTGCGTGGTTCACCCGCCGGGTGGCTTCGGCCTGGAGGTCCGGGAGACCAGTTCGGTCCGCCCGGAAGAGATCGTCGTGCACGACGCGACGGTGGCCGACCCGGCGTACGCGTTCGCGCTGTCCCGGCTGCCCGGTCTCGACCTGCGCAACACCCCGATCGGTGTGTTCCGCTCGGTGGACCGGCCGTCCTACGACAGCGTGGTGCAGAGTCAGCTCGCGGCCGCCAAGGCGACTGTCACCGAAACTCCCGAGCAGCAGCTCGCCGGCCTGCTGGGCAGTGGCGACACATGGACCATCCTCTGA
- a CDS encoding 2-oxoacid:acceptor oxidoreductase subunit alpha, whose product MTKQIRQLDRVVIRFAGDSGDGMQLTGDRFTSETAQLGNDISTLPNFPAEIRAPAGTLPGVSSFQVHFADYDILTPGDAPNVLVAMNPAALKANLADLPRGADIIVNTDEFTKRNLAKVGYQASPLDDDSLAGYVVHPVALTSMTVGALAAYQVSKKDAERSKNMFALGLLSWMYSRPFESTLRFLERKFAARPELVAANVAAFKAGWNFGETTEDFAVRYEVKPAKMKPGTYRNITGNAALSLGLVAAGVRSGLPVFLGAYPITPASDILHELSKHKRFGVLTVQAEDEIAAVGAALGASYGGSLGVTTTSGPGVALKSETISLAVALELPLVIVDVQRAGPSTGMPTKTEQADLNMALYGRHGEAPVAVIAPRSPSDCFFAALEAARIALTYRTPVILLSDNYVANGSEPWLLPDVESLPDLRVEFATKPNGDDGTTFLPYLRDPETLARPWAIPGTAGLEHRIGGLEKADKTGDISYDPANHDFMVRTRAARIETIPVPDIEVEDPDGDARVLVLGWGSTYGPIGAACRGVRQRGLSIAQAHLRHLAPMPANLGEVLRSYDKVVIPEMNLGQLAHVIRARYLVDAISYNQVRGLPFTAAELETTLEEVLKNV is encoded by the coding sequence GTGACCAAGCAGATCCGTCAGCTCGACCGGGTGGTCATCCGATTCGCCGGTGACTCCGGCGACGGCATGCAGCTGACCGGCGACCGGTTCACCTCGGAGACGGCGCAGCTCGGCAACGACATCTCCACGCTGCCAAACTTCCCCGCCGAGATCCGGGCTCCCGCCGGCACCCTGCCCGGTGTGTCGAGCTTCCAGGTGCACTTCGCCGACTACGACATCCTCACACCGGGCGACGCGCCGAACGTGCTGGTGGCGATGAACCCGGCGGCCCTCAAGGCCAACCTGGCCGATCTGCCGCGCGGCGCGGACATCATCGTCAACACCGACGAGTTCACCAAGCGCAACCTCGCCAAGGTCGGCTACCAGGCCAGCCCTCTGGACGACGACTCGCTGGCCGGCTACGTCGTGCACCCGGTGGCGCTGACCTCGATGACGGTCGGTGCGCTCGCCGCGTACCAGGTGTCCAAGAAGGACGCCGAGCGGTCGAAGAACATGTTCGCCCTCGGCCTGCTCTCCTGGATGTACTCCCGGCCCTTCGAGTCGACGCTGCGCTTCCTGGAGCGCAAGTTCGCGGCCCGTCCGGAGCTGGTCGCGGCGAACGTCGCCGCCTTCAAGGCCGGCTGGAACTTCGGCGAGACGACCGAGGACTTCGCGGTCCGCTACGAGGTCAAGCCGGCGAAGATGAAGCCGGGCACCTACCGCAACATCACCGGCAACGCGGCGCTCTCGCTGGGGCTGGTCGCCGCCGGGGTCCGGTCCGGGCTGCCGGTCTTCCTCGGCGCATACCCGATCACGCCCGCCTCCGACATCCTGCACGAGCTGAGCAAGCACAAGCGCTTCGGCGTTCTCACAGTGCAGGCCGAGGACGAGATCGCCGCGGTCGGCGCCGCGCTGGGCGCGTCGTACGGCGGCTCGCTCGGCGTGACCACCACCAGCGGCCCCGGTGTGGCGCTCAAGAGCGAGACGATCTCGCTCGCGGTGGCGCTGGAGCTGCCGCTGGTGATCGTGGACGTGCAGCGCGCCGGCCCGTCGACCGGCATGCCGACCAAGACCGAGCAGGCCGACCTCAACATGGCGCTCTACGGCCGGCACGGCGAGGCGCCCGTCGCGGTCATCGCGCCCCGGTCACCGTCGGACTGCTTCTTCGCGGCGCTGGAGGCGGCCCGGATCGCGCTGACCTACCGCACTCCGGTGATCCTGCTGTCCGACAACTACGTCGCCAACGGTTCGGAGCCGTGGCTGCTGCCCGACGTGGAGTCGCTGCCCGACCTGCGGGTCGAGTTCGCCACCAAGCCCAACGGCGACGACGGCACCACCTTCCTGCCCTACCTGCGCGACCCGGAGACCCTGGCCCGCCCGTGGGCGATCCCCGGCACCGCCGGGCTGGAGCACCGGATCGGCGGCCTGGAGAAGGCCGACAAGACCGGCGACATCTCGTACGACCCGGCCAACCACGACTTCATGGTGCGCACCCGGGCGGCCCGGATCGAGACGATTCCGGTGCCGGACATCGAGGTGGAGGACCCGGACGGCGACGCCCGGGTGCTGGTCCTCGGCTGGGGCTCGACGTACGGGCCGATCGGCGCGGCCTGCCGCGGGGTGCGCCAGCGTGGGCTGTCCATCGCCCAGGCACACCTGCGGCACCTCGCCCCGATGCCGGCCAACCTTGGTGAGGTGCTGCGCTCGTACGACAAGGTGGTCATCCCGGAGATGAACCTGGGTCAGCTCGCCCACGTCATCCGGGCGCGCTACCTGGTCGACGCGATCAGCTACAACCAGGTCCGCGGCCTGCCGTTCACGGCCGCCGAGCTGGAGACGACGCTGGAAGAGGTCCTGAAGAATGTCTGA
- the ndhC gene encoding NADH-quinone oxidoreductase subunit A yields MTGYLGSYATLGLLLLASVLFFVTAFSANRVLRPARPADPPGKRTSYECGLDPVGADWAQMQIRYYVYAYLYVLFAVEAVFLFPWAVVFDRPGFGLVTVVEMAVFVAVLALGILYAWRRNILRWT; encoded by the coding sequence GTGACCGGATACCTGGGCTCGTACGCGACGCTCGGGCTCTTACTGCTCGCCAGCGTCCTGTTCTTCGTTACGGCGTTCTCGGCCAACCGGGTGTTACGTCCCGCGCGTCCGGCCGACCCGCCCGGCAAACGGACCAGCTACGAGTGCGGTCTCGACCCGGTCGGCGCGGACTGGGCGCAGATGCAGATCCGCTACTACGTGTACGCGTACCTGTACGTGCTGTTTGCGGTCGAGGCGGTGTTCCTCTTCCCCTGGGCGGTGGTCTTCGACCGGCCGGGCTTCGGCCTGGTGACGGTGGTGGAGATGGCGGTGTTCGTGGCGGTGCTCGCGCTCGGCATCCTCTATGCCTGGCGCAGGAACATCCTCCGCTGGACCTGA
- the folP gene encoding dihydropteroate synthase — translation MAGALRLGGRTFAPGELVVMAIINRTPDSFFDRGATFAADSALRAVERAVAEGAAIIDIGGVKAGPGADVGAAEEIRRTVDTIAAVRAAFPEVVISIDTWRAEVATEAVAAGADLLNDTWSGADPALARVAAQTGAGLVCSHAGGLVPRTRPHRAAFDDVVADVVTTVTGLAERAVAAGVRPDGILIDPAHDFGKNTRHSLEITHRLDELTSTGWPVLVALSNKDFVGETLDLPVAERLEGTLAATAVSAWLGARVFRAHQVGPTRRVLDMVASIRGDRPPAATRRGLA, via the coding sequence ATGGCGGGGGCGCTTCGGCTGGGTGGGCGCACGTTCGCCCCCGGCGAGCTGGTGGTGATGGCGATCATCAACCGCACGCCGGACTCGTTCTTCGACCGGGGGGCCACCTTCGCCGCCGACAGCGCCCTGCGCGCGGTGGAGCGGGCGGTGGCCGAGGGCGCGGCCATCATCGACATCGGCGGGGTCAAGGCCGGCCCCGGCGCGGACGTGGGCGCCGCCGAGGAGATCCGGCGCACGGTGGACACCATCGCCGCCGTCCGGGCCGCGTTCCCGGAGGTGGTCATCTCCATCGACACCTGGCGCGCCGAGGTGGCCACGGAGGCCGTGGCGGCCGGCGCCGACCTGCTCAACGACACCTGGTCGGGTGCCGACCCGGCGCTGGCCCGGGTGGCCGCGCAGACCGGCGCGGGCCTGGTCTGTTCGCACGCCGGTGGCCTGGTCCCCCGGACCAGGCCACACCGGGCCGCCTTCGACGACGTGGTCGCCGACGTGGTGACGACGGTGACCGGGCTCGCCGAGCGCGCGGTGGCGGCAGGGGTACGCCCCGACGGCATCCTCATCGACCCGGCACACGACTTCGGCAAGAACACCCGGCATTCCCTGGAGATCACCCACCGACTGGACGAGCTGACCTCGACCGGCTGGCCGGTGCTGGTGGCGCTCTCCAACAAGGACTTCGTCGGCGAGACGCTGGACCTGCCGGTGGCCGAACGGCTGGAGGGGACGCTGGCCGCGACGGCGGTGTCGGCCTGGCTGGGCGCCCGGGTCTTCCGGGCCCACCAGGTCGGCCCCACCCGCCGGGTGCTGGACATGGTGGCCTCGATCCGGGGTGACCGCCCGCCGGCAGCGACCCGCCGAGGGCTGGCCTGA
- a CDS encoding DivIVA domain-containing protein, with the protein MGQLLLLLVVALTVAAVIFGVTVLVSGRDPGLVPTEPDSQAVALPGTRPLRESDVGAVRFDTGLRGYRMAQVDQAMRRAAYDIGYKSELIGVLEAEVTALREGRTDDAEALRQAREQSASKATNADVTDPDDNASSTDVVGSDAGPLPAATSSPADSDGVAPLDGEPTDREPTDREPTDGDREPTDGDREQTDGTSADGTGQRDVVVRSESA; encoded by the coding sequence ATGGGTCAGCTTCTGCTCCTTCTGGTCGTGGCATTGACCGTCGCGGCGGTGATATTCGGCGTGACGGTGCTGGTCAGCGGCCGCGATCCCGGCCTGGTGCCCACCGAACCGGACTCCCAGGCCGTGGCGTTGCCGGGCACCCGTCCGCTGCGCGAATCCGACGTGGGGGCGGTCCGTTTCGACACCGGGTTGCGCGGGTACCGGATGGCCCAGGTCGATCAGGCGATGCGCCGCGCCGCCTACGACATCGGCTACAAGTCCGAGCTGATCGGCGTACTGGAGGCGGAGGTCACCGCGTTGCGTGAAGGCCGCACCGACGACGCGGAGGCGCTGCGCCAGGCCCGTGAGCAGTCCGCCAGCAAGGCGACGAACGCGGACGTGACCGACCCGGACGACAACGCGTCATCGACCGATGTCGTGGGTTCCGACGCCGGCCCGCTGCCCGCCGCCACGTCGTCTCCGGCGGATTCCGACGGCGTGGCCCCGCTCGACGGCGAGCCGACCGATCGTGAGCCGACCGATCGTGAGCCGACCGACGGCGATCGTGAGCCGACCGACGGCGATCGTGAGCAGACCGACGGCACGTCCGCCGACGGCACCGGGCAGCGCGACGTGGTGGTCCGGTCGGAGTCGGCGTGA
- a CDS encoding SRPBCC family protein — protein sequence MTDPVGADDLREAAQPGAGEVTATVIVDAPAEQVFAALLAWERQSDWIPFTRVRVVEGDGREGSRIEAVTAVGRATLRDEMRVVRVDEPYEIGVVHHGQLLRGPGVLRCTQLGRARTQVVWHEWFHLPGGRAGRLAWPLLWPGSKLGLTQALKRFARLVEQGQLP from the coding sequence GTGACCGACCCGGTAGGCGCTGACGATCTTCGGGAGGCAGCCCAACCCGGCGCCGGCGAGGTGACCGCCACGGTGATCGTCGACGCACCGGCGGAGCAGGTCTTCGCCGCGCTGCTCGCCTGGGAGCGCCAGTCCGACTGGATCCCGTTCACCCGTGTCCGGGTGGTCGAGGGTGACGGGCGCGAGGGCAGCCGGATCGAGGCGGTGACCGCGGTAGGCCGGGCCACGCTGCGCGACGAGATGCGGGTGGTCCGGGTCGACGAACCGTACGAGATCGGCGTCGTGCACCACGGTCAGTTGCTGCGTGGCCCGGGCGTGCTGCGCTGCACCCAGCTGGGCCGGGCCCGCACCCAGGTCGTCTGGCACGAGTGGTTCCATCTGCCGGGCGGCCGGGCCGGTCGACTGGCCTGGCCGCTGCTCTGGCCCGGCTCCAAGCTCGGCCTCACCCAGGCGCTGAAGAGGTTCGCCCGTCTGGTCGAGCAGGGCCAACTGCCCTGA
- a CDS encoding sterol desaturase family protein, producing the protein MKEFPDVIAWSIPAFVLLIVLERVSYLLHRDDDEVGYGGADTATSMAMGLGSIFTDLLWKVPIAAAYALLYALTPLRVAEVWWTWPLILLAQDFFYYWSHRGHHVIRILWASHVVHHSSQRFNLSTALRQPWTGLTSWVFYIPLILIGVHPAVVAFCGSVNLLYQFWIHTERIDRMPRWYEAVFNTPSHHRVHHASQGGYLDRNFGGILIVWDRLFGSFAAERERCVYGLTKNVGSYNPVRVAFHEYASIARDLRTAATWRHRVGHLFRAPGWQPAPGAVRAVGPARPDGRTSSAPG; encoded by the coding sequence ATGAAAGAATTCCCGGACGTCATCGCCTGGTCGATCCCGGCCTTCGTGTTGCTCATCGTGCTGGAGCGGGTCTCCTACCTGCTGCACCGAGACGACGACGAGGTCGGCTACGGCGGCGCCGACACCGCGACCAGCATGGCGATGGGCCTGGGCAGCATCTTCACCGACCTGCTCTGGAAGGTGCCGATCGCCGCCGCGTACGCGCTGCTCTACGCGCTCACCCCGCTGCGGGTGGCCGAGGTCTGGTGGACCTGGCCGCTGATCCTGCTCGCGCAGGACTTCTTCTACTACTGGTCCCATCGCGGCCACCACGTGATCCGGATCCTCTGGGCCTCGCACGTGGTGCACCACTCGTCGCAGCGGTTCAACCTCTCCACGGCGCTGCGCCAACCGTGGACCGGGCTGACCAGTTGGGTCTTCTACATCCCGCTGATCCTCATCGGCGTACACCCGGCGGTGGTCGCGTTCTGCGGCTCGGTCAACCTGCTCTACCAGTTCTGGATCCACACCGAACGCATCGACCGCATGCCGCGCTGGTACGAGGCGGTGTTCAACACCCCGTCGCACCACCGGGTGCACCACGCCTCCCAGGGCGGCTACCTGGACCGCAACTTCGGCGGCATCCTGATCGTCTGGGACCGGCTCTTCGGCTCGTTCGCCGCCGAGCGGGAGCGCTGCGTGTACGGCCTCACCAAGAACGTCGGCAGCTACAACCCCGTCCGGGTGGCCTTCCACGAGTACGCCTCGATCGCCCGGGACCTCCGCACCGCGGCGACCTGGCGGCATCGGGTCGGGCACCTCTTCCGAGCGCCGGGCTGGCAGCCGGCACCGGGCGCGGTCAGGGCAGTTGGCCCTGCTCGACCAGACGGGCGAACCTCTTCAGCGCCTGGGTGA
- a CDS encoding DNA-3-methyladenine glycosylase I, whose translation MTDLVIGADGLARCAWGSSTPDYAVYHDTEWGRPLRGDDALYERMTLEAFQSGLSWLTILRKRPAFRLAFDEFHLPTVAVYGDADVTRLLADAGIVRNRAKIEAAIANARAALELPEGLSALLWSFAPERRPARPASFAELAPITGESTAMAKALKKRGFRFVGPTTAYALMQATGMVDDHIVGCHVTLPSAT comes from the coding sequence GTGACAGACCTGGTGATCGGCGCCGACGGCCTGGCGCGCTGCGCGTGGGGGTCGAGCACCCCCGACTACGCCGTCTACCACGACACCGAGTGGGGGCGGCCGCTGCGCGGCGACGACGCGCTCTACGAGCGGATGACGCTGGAGGCGTTCCAGTCAGGCCTGTCCTGGTTGACCATCCTGCGCAAGCGCCCGGCGTTCCGGCTGGCCTTCGACGAGTTCCACCTCCCGACCGTCGCCGTATACGGCGACGCCGACGTGACCCGGCTGCTGGCCGACGCGGGCATCGTCCGTAACCGGGCCAAGATCGAGGCGGCGATCGCCAACGCCCGCGCCGCACTGGAGCTGCCGGAGGGGCTGTCCGCGCTGCTCTGGTCCTTCGCTCCGGAGCGCCGGCCGGCCCGTCCCGCCTCGTTCGCCGAGCTGGCGCCGATCACCGGAGAGTCGACGGCGATGGCCAAGGCGCTCAAGAAGCGCGGCTTCCGGTTCGTGGGCCCGACCACCGCGTACGCGCTGATGCAGGCCACCGGCATGGTCGACGATCACATCGTCGGCTGTCACGTCACGCTCCCATCGGCGACATGA
- a CDS encoding DUF1501 domain-containing protein, protein MDTLTRRRFLLTSGVVGAGALAAGAGAYSLRDLLDTSGDRDPQARTLVLVTLYGGNDGLNTVIPYGDPAYRAARPELAYPDGEVLRLDDDFGLNPALAGLHRRWSGGGLAIVRGVGYPKPDRSHFRSMDIWHTAQPDRPGNTGWLGRWLDSAGGDPRLAVSFEPALPPLLAGAQSAGAAVPVTERKAAKGLSAETLAALAAAQADESAARSRAAACFADLRSVDEMIRQVRDAADPDTADPDGEQAPATATGGARTPLDAQLDLVAQCVEAGVSTRAFSVSLGGFDTHADEKQLQAVLLGQLDRALTGFADRMSRTEAGRKVVVAVYSEFGRRVRANASDGTDHGTASDVLLLGAGVRGGWHGAAPSLTDLDDGDLKFTTDFRDVYATLLERVLDTDPGPILADWRGRVDKLF, encoded by the coding sequence ATGGACACCCTGACCCGACGCAGGTTCCTGCTGACCAGCGGGGTGGTCGGCGCGGGCGCGCTGGCCGCCGGAGCCGGCGCGTACAGCCTGCGGGACCTGTTGGACACCAGCGGGGACCGCGATCCGCAGGCCCGCACGCTGGTGCTGGTGACCCTCTACGGCGGCAACGACGGGCTCAACACGGTCATCCCGTACGGCGACCCGGCCTACCGGGCGGCCCGCCCCGAGCTGGCGTACCCGGACGGGGAGGTGCTGCGGTTGGACGACGACTTCGGTCTCAACCCGGCGCTGGCCGGCCTGCACCGGCGCTGGTCCGGCGGCGGGCTGGCGATCGTGCGCGGGGTCGGCTACCCGAAGCCGGATCGCAGCCACTTCCGGTCGATGGACATCTGGCACACCGCGCAGCCGGACCGGCCGGGCAACACCGGGTGGCTGGGCCGTTGGCTGGACTCCGCCGGCGGCGACCCCCGGCTGGCGGTCTCCTTCGAGCCGGCGCTGCCGCCGCTGCTGGCCGGGGCGCAGAGTGCCGGCGCCGCTGTGCCGGTGACCGAACGGAAGGCCGCCAAGGGCCTGTCCGCGGAGACGCTGGCCGCGCTCGCCGCCGCCCAGGCCGATGAGTCGGCGGCCCGGAGCCGGGCCGCCGCCTGCTTCGCCGACCTGCGGTCGGTGGACGAGATGATCCGCCAGGTACGCGACGCCGCCGACCCGGACACGGCGGACCCGGACGGCGAGCAGGCGCCGGCCACGGCGACGGGCGGGGCACGCACCCCGCTGGACGCGCAGCTGGACCTGGTCGCGCAGTGCGTCGAGGCGGGAGTGTCCACGCGGGCGTTCTCGGTGTCGCTCGGTGGCTTCGACACGCACGCGGACGAGAAGCAGTTGCAGGCCGTCCTGCTGGGCCAACTGGACCGGGCGTTGACCGGGTTCGCCGACCGGATGAGCCGCACCGAGGCGGGTCGGAAGGTGGTGGTGGCGGTCTACTCCGAGTTCGGCCGGCGCGTACGGGCGAACGCCTCGGACGGCACCGACCACGGCACCGCCTCGGACGTGCTGCTGCTCGGCGCGGGCGTACGCGGCGGTTGGCACGGAGCGGCGCCGAGCCTCACCGACCTCGACGACGGCGACCTGAAGTTCACCACCGACTTCCGGGACGTCTACGCCACCCTGCTGGAACGGGTGCTGGACACCGACCCGGGCCCGATCCTCGCCGACTGGCGGGGCCGAGTGGACAAGCTGTTTTAG
- a CDS encoding DUF1800 domain-containing protein, protein MSDREAVAHLLRRATFGPTADEVDAAERAGPAATLDRLLAPGRADRGAAATPPPALAADPYARLTGESTREQRQQANAERREQLQQVTGWWLDRMVAAEDGLTEKLLFFWHGHWATSAQKVKSARTMLGQLETLRRHGRGPLGPLVAAMVRDPALILWLDGQKNTRKAPNENLARELMELFTLGIGNYTEADVKAGARALTGWVVDRRTGVARFEARRHDPGEKTILGQSSRFDAEAYAGLLAAQPAAATFVAGRLWFRYAGTEVPAPDGLAGADTAATLRALFSTPAFAQSRGTLVKQPVEWLVGALRQLGIRPSALPEQQRKQLLAGLNALDQVPLRPPSVGGWPAGAAWLTTSSLQARLRTAGMLAAATAPAVLARLTAAPTAGRPDALARLLVVDDWSARTRAALTPLADEPRKLLAAGLVSPEYTVS, encoded by the coding sequence ATGAGCGATCGTGAAGCGGTGGCGCACCTGCTGCGCCGGGCCACCTTCGGGCCGACCGCCGACGAGGTGGACGCGGCCGAGCGGGCCGGCCCGGCGGCGACGCTGGACCGGCTGCTCGCCCCCGGTCGGGCCGACCGTGGTGCGGCGGCCACCCCACCGCCGGCGCTGGCCGCGGACCCGTACGCCCGGCTGACCGGCGAATCCACCCGGGAGCAGCGGCAGCAGGCCAACGCGGAGCGCCGTGAGCAGCTCCAGCAGGTCACCGGGTGGTGGCTGGACCGGATGGTGGCCGCCGAGGACGGGCTGACCGAGAAGCTGCTCTTCTTCTGGCACGGGCACTGGGCGACCAGCGCTCAGAAGGTCAAGTCCGCGCGGACGATGCTGGGTCAGTTGGAGACGCTGCGCCGCCACGGACGGGGGCCGCTCGGCCCGCTGGTCGCGGCGATGGTGCGCGACCCCGCCCTGATCCTTTGGCTGGACGGGCAGAAGAACACCCGCAAGGCACCGAACGAGAACCTGGCCCGCGAGCTGATGGAGCTGTTCACCCTCGGCATCGGCAACTACACCGAGGCGGACGTGAAGGCCGGTGCGCGCGCCCTGACGGGCTGGGTGGTCGACCGGCGTACCGGTGTCGCCCGGTTCGAGGCCAGGCGGCACGACCCCGGCGAGAAGACCATCCTCGGGCAGAGCAGCCGGTTCGACGCCGAGGCGTACGCCGGGCTGCTGGCCGCCCAACCCGCGGCGGCGACCTTCGTGGCCGGGCGGCTCTGGTTCCGCTACGCGGGCACCGAGGTGCCGGCACCGGACGGCCTGGCCGGCGCGGACACCGCCGCGACCCTGCGCGCGCTCTTCTCCACGCCGGCCTTCGCCCAGTCCCGGGGCACGCTGGTCAAGCAGCCGGTGGAGTGGCTGGTAGGTGCGCTACGCCAGCTCGGCATCCGACCCTCCGCCCTGCCCGAGCAGCAACGCAAACAACTGCTGGCCGGTCTGAACGCCCTGGACCAGGTGCCGCTGCGACCGCCCAGCGTGGGTGGCTGGCCCGCCGGGGCGGCCTGGCTGACCACCTCGTCGTTGCAGGCCCGGCTGCGCACCGCCGGGATGCTCGCCGCCGCCACGGCACCAGCGGTGCTGGCCCGGCTGACCGCCGCGCCCACCGCCGGCCGACCGGACGCGCTGGCCCGACTGCTGGTGGTCGACGACTGGAGCGCGCGCACCCGTGCCGCCCTCACGCCGCTGGCCGACGAGCCCCGCAAGTTGCTGGCCGCCGGCCTGGTCAGCCCCGAATACACAGTCAGCTGA